A single genomic interval of Euzebyales bacterium harbors:
- a CDS encoding class I SAM-dependent methyltransferase, translated as MTAYDALASVYDWLVPDMLLEPEGAFTAFAGIVADLPAGARVLDCACGTGQLAVGLALHGFDVTASDASPGMVDRTRALAAAHHAEVRTAVSRWEDLRGTVDGRFDAVFCVGNSLTHAEGATGRRAALAAMADVLTPRGALAVTSRNWERLRDRRPGLEVDDALVQRAGRAGLAIRSWSLPEEWEAPHHLEVAVAVLDGRQVVDVVGERLTFWPFTHRQLTDELHAAGLKPTSSSHGPDVDRYVVVARRGNAG; from the coding sequence GTGACGGCGTACGACGCGCTCGCGTCCGTCTACGACTGGCTCGTGCCCGACATGCTGTTGGAACCGGAAGGGGCGTTCACCGCGTTCGCCGGGATCGTGGCGGACCTACCGGCCGGGGCACGCGTGCTCGACTGCGCGTGCGGCACCGGCCAGCTGGCTGTCGGTCTGGCCCTCCACGGCTTCGACGTCACCGCGTCGGATGCCAGCCCGGGCATGGTGGACCGCACCCGGGCGCTGGCCGCCGCCCACCACGCCGAGGTGCGGACGGCGGTGAGCCGCTGGGAGGACCTGCGCGGCACCGTCGACGGCCGCTTCGACGCCGTCTTCTGCGTCGGCAACTCGCTGACGCACGCCGAGGGCGCGACCGGACGGCGCGCGGCACTGGCGGCGATGGCAGACGTGCTCACGCCGCGGGGCGCGTTGGCCGTGACGTCACGCAACTGGGAGCGGTTGCGCGACCGGCGGCCGGGTCTGGAGGTCGATGACGCGCTCGTGCAACGCGCGGGCCGAGCCGGCCTTGCGATCCGATCCTGGTCGCTGCCCGAGGAGTGGGAGGCGCCCCACCACCTCGAGGTGGCGGTGGCGGTGCTCGACGGTCGACAGGTCGTCGATGTCGTCGGTGAGCGGTTGACGTTCTGGCCGTTCACGCACCGCCAACTGACCGACGAGTTGCACGCGGCGGGCCTGAAGCCGACGTCGAGCAGCCACGGCCCCGACGTCGACCGTTACGTGGTGGTCGCCCGCCGGGGCAACGCCGGCTGA
- a CDS encoding class I SAM-dependent methyltransferase, translating to MTTTVEPTITSDADTFAEHLFGAANHTLEIMSAYIGDRLGWYRALAEASATPDELAQRTGTHVRYTREWLEQQAVVGWVDVTEEEGGRRYQLSPAAAEVLTDEHSLLYLAPLARMLGVFVQMPELLDAYRSGGGVSWQQFGADARESQADMNRPWFEHELPGALAGTRRVDRVLRRPGAKIADIGFGGGWSSIAIARAYPDATVHGFDIDEASVEMARRNAFEAGVADRVTFTHADAGTIDGSYDAVFFFECVHDMPRPVEVLAAARRMVRPDGVVVVMDEAVGDEFTAPGDDVERLMYGLSLMICLPDGMAHQPSAGTGTVFRPRTLRRYAQEAGFRDIDVLPIEDFGFWRFYQLHL from the coding sequence ATGACCACGACCGTGGAGCCAACGATCACGAGCGACGCCGACACGTTCGCCGAGCACCTCTTCGGTGCGGCGAACCACACGCTGGAGATCATGAGCGCCTACATCGGCGACCGCCTCGGGTGGTACCGCGCGCTGGCCGAGGCCAGCGCGACCCCCGACGAGCTGGCGCAGCGCACCGGCACCCATGTGCGCTACACCCGCGAGTGGCTCGAGCAGCAGGCGGTCGTGGGCTGGGTCGACGTCACCGAGGAGGAGGGCGGCCGCCGGTACCAGCTGTCGCCGGCCGCGGCCGAGGTCCTGACCGACGAGCACAGCCTGCTGTACCTCGCACCGCTCGCGCGGATGCTGGGGGTGTTCGTGCAGATGCCGGAGCTGCTGGACGCCTACCGCTCGGGCGGAGGGGTGAGCTGGCAGCAGTTCGGCGCCGACGCGCGCGAGTCGCAGGCGGACATGAACCGCCCGTGGTTCGAGCACGAGCTACCCGGAGCGCTGGCCGGCACACGCCGGGTCGACCGGGTGTTGCGGCGGCCGGGCGCGAAGATCGCCGACATCGGGTTCGGCGGCGGATGGTCGAGCATCGCCATCGCCCGCGCCTACCCCGACGCGACCGTGCACGGCTTCGACATAGACGAGGCGTCGGTCGAGATGGCGCGACGCAACGCCTTCGAGGCCGGGGTCGCCGACCGCGTCACGTTCACACACGCGGACGCCGGGACGATCGATGGCAGCTACGACGCCGTGTTCTTCTTCGAGTGCGTCCACGACATGCCCCGCCCGGTCGAGGTGCTGGCTGCGGCGCGCCGGATGGTCCGACCCGACGGCGTCGTCGTGGTGATGGACGAAGCGGTCGGTGACGAGTTCACCGCACCTGGCGACGACGTCGAGCGGCTGATGTACGGGCTGAGCCTGATGATCTGCCTGCCCGACGGCATGGCGCACCAGCCGTCGGCCGGCACCGGCACCGTCTTCCGCCCGCGGACGCTGCGTCGGTACGCGCAGGAGGCCGGCTTCCGCGACATCGACGTGCTGCCGATCGAGGACTTCGGGTTCTGGCGCTTCTACCAACTGCACCTGTGA
- a CDS encoding LysR family transcriptional regulator yields MVTARDLEIRHLITLRAVATAGTFGRAADLLGYTQSAVSQQIGALERVVGAPLFDRPGGPRPVELTPLGALLVDHARDVIARAETAAADIERFRAGAIGRVDIGTFQSVSTALLPELIGRLRAERPDVEARLLEIDDEEELARRVLDGELDLTFMAADQPKEGIEYEVLFVDPFVLVALPDDVGDGPVPVDALRGRALIGQTDNLCQRRVDDNLRACGLEPDYVFRANDNAAVIGMVRANVGMAVMPMLAVDTDDPRVAIRDLDPPVPPRRVSIGWRRDRTLSPTAARLVELAREMTRHLRERSLATVG; encoded by the coding sequence ATGGTGACTGCACGGGACCTGGAGATCCGCCACTTGATCACGCTGCGAGCCGTGGCGACGGCCGGCACGTTCGGCCGCGCCGCCGACCTGCTCGGCTACACGCAGTCGGCGGTCAGCCAGCAGATCGGCGCGCTCGAGCGTGTCGTCGGCGCGCCGTTGTTCGACCGCCCGGGCGGCCCGCGCCCGGTGGAGCTCACACCGCTGGGGGCGCTGCTCGTCGACCACGCGCGCGACGTGATAGCACGCGCCGAGACCGCGGCCGCCGACATCGAGCGATTCCGCGCCGGCGCCATCGGACGGGTCGACATCGGCACCTTCCAGAGCGTGTCGACGGCGCTGCTGCCCGAGCTGATCGGTCGCCTGCGCGCCGAACGACCGGACGTCGAGGCGCGTCTGCTCGAGATAGACGACGAGGAGGAGCTCGCGCGCCGGGTCCTCGACGGCGAACTGGATCTGACGTTCATGGCGGCCGACCAGCCAAAGGAGGGCATCGAGTACGAGGTGCTCTTCGTCGACCCGTTCGTGCTCGTGGCGTTGCCGGACGACGTGGGCGACGGGCCCGTCCCCGTCGACGCGCTCCGCGGCCGGGCGCTGATCGGGCAGACCGACAACCTGTGCCAGCGGCGTGTCGACGACAACCTGCGGGCGTGCGGGTTGGAACCCGACTACGTGTTCCGCGCCAACGACAACGCCGCGGTCATCGGCATGGTCCGCGCCAACGTCGGCATGGCGGTCATGCCAATGCTCGCCGTCGACACCGATGACCCCCGCGTGGCCATCCGCGATCTCGATCCGCCGGTCCCGCCCAGGCGCGTCTCGATCGGATGGCGCCGCGACCGCACGCTGTCGCCGACGGCCGCCCGCTTGGTGGAGCTCGCCCGCGAGATGACCCGTCACCTGCGGGAACGCAGCCTGGCCACCGTGGGCTGA
- a CDS encoding MFS transporter yields MFRDREIRRLALARLLSAAGAEGTFFVGIWGRAAFEMDATPSQLALVMAVMGVAGLVGSAVSGALVDRYGPKRLLLVGEILVVPSTLALMLPSTLAQLTPAVAAVSFSSMVVFNAVASFPPVLTNDPDRLGRANAALEVAFTGAFVLGPAGAALLSTVVGLAAVFVADAATSLLAVALCSRLPQRIAYDTDERASLGWREMTAGLRYAYRRPRIRHVFSVGAVMWLSIGFFAALEPLYFRETLQADAATLGWVNSVFGLGMACGAVLVDRAPRRFATLPRVTVLAAACGLGAMLYSGTATLTVVIVGALVWGALLGLLSPSVRTLVQVETPDALIGRAMGAMQLHERAGDLTPLAVAPLLASAFGPQAVLVGSGMLVVLIALALVPASHRLEDGPQPDAAVAC; encoded by the coding sequence ATGTTCAGAGATCGGGAGATACGGCGGCTGGCGTTGGCGAGGCTGCTGTCCGCGGCCGGCGCCGAAGGCACGTTCTTCGTCGGCATCTGGGGTCGGGCGGCCTTCGAGATGGACGCGACGCCGTCGCAGCTGGCGCTGGTGATGGCGGTCATGGGTGTCGCCGGGCTCGTCGGCTCGGCGGTGAGCGGTGCGCTGGTGGACCGGTACGGCCCCAAGCGCCTGCTGCTCGTCGGCGAGATCCTGGTCGTCCCGTCGACGCTGGCGCTCATGCTGCCGTCCACGCTCGCCCAGCTGACACCGGCCGTGGCCGCCGTCAGCTTCTCGTCGATGGTCGTGTTCAACGCCGTCGCGTCGTTCCCGCCGGTGCTGACGAACGATCCGGACAGGCTCGGCCGAGCCAACGCCGCGCTCGAGGTCGCGTTCACCGGGGCGTTCGTGCTCGGGCCGGCCGGCGCTGCGCTGCTGAGCACCGTGGTCGGGCTCGCGGCGGTGTTCGTGGCCGATGCGGCCACGTCGCTGCTGGCGGTCGCACTGTGCAGCCGGCTGCCGCAGCGGATCGCCTACGACACCGACGAGCGGGCATCGCTGGGCTGGCGTGAGATGACCGCGGGCCTGCGGTACGCGTACCGCCGGCCGCGCATCCGTCACGTGTTCTCCGTGGGTGCCGTCATGTGGTTGTCGATCGGTTTCTTCGCGGCGCTGGAGCCGCTGTACTTCCGCGAGACCCTGCAGGCCGACGCGGCCACACTCGGCTGGGTCAACTCGGTGTTCGGGCTGGGCATGGCGTGCGGCGCCGTGCTGGTCGACCGGGCTCCGCGGCGGTTCGCCACCCTGCCTCGGGTCACGGTGCTCGCGGCGGCCTGCGGTCTGGGCGCGATGCTGTACTCGGGCACCGCCACGCTGACCGTCGTCATCGTCGGCGCGTTGGTGTGGGGGGCGCTGCTGGGCCTGCTGTCGCCGAGCGTGCGCACCCTGGTGCAGGTCGAGACGCCCGACGCGTTGATCGGTCGGGCGATGGGAGCGATGCAACTGCACGAACGTGCGGGCGACCTGACGCCGCTGGCCGTGGCACCCTTGCTCGCGTCCGCGTTCGGACCGCAGGCGGTGCTGGTCGGGTCGGGCATGCTGGTCGTGCTCATCGCCCTCGCGTTGGTGCCCGCCTCGCACCGCCTCGAGGACGGCCCGCAGCCGGACGCTGCGGTCGCGTGCTGA